From Gimesia panareensis, the proteins below share one genomic window:
- a CDS encoding siderophore-interacting protein, producing the protein MANRPVRELKVIHTTRLTEHMLRITLGGNEMADYPSDQESAYVKLMFPQAGDQPPQKRSYTIRQQRPMEIDLDFVLHNPLGPASSWAKQAQPGDRILVGDPGPKKLINPDADWFLLVGDMAALPAISVNLEQLPDDARGHAVIEIPSKADIQTLKAPGNLNLHWEVNPQPAPEGGFLISKVKALPWLEGQPSVWSACEFNSMRNLRRFFKEEKQLPDSHLYLSSYWKIGQSDEGHKQAKRLDSVQSETTR; encoded by the coding sequence ATGGCCAATCGTCCCGTTAGAGAATTAAAAGTCATTCACACAACCAGGCTCACCGAGCATATGCTGCGGATCACGCTCGGGGGCAATGAAATGGCTGATTATCCCAGCGACCAGGAGAGTGCTTACGTCAAGCTGATGTTTCCGCAAGCCGGCGATCAACCACCACAGAAGCGATCCTACACCATCAGACAACAACGGCCCATGGAGATCGACCTTGATTTTGTGCTGCACAATCCCCTGGGACCCGCATCCTCCTGGGCAAAGCAGGCGCAACCGGGAGATCGGATCCTGGTCGGCGATCCCGGCCCAAAGAAATTAATCAACCCTGACGCAGACTGGTTCCTGCTGGTGGGTGACATGGCGGCTTTACCAGCGATCAGCGTTAACCTGGAGCAATTGCCTGACGATGCCAGGGGGCATGCGGTCATTGAAATTCCCAGCAAAGCAGACATCCAGACACTGAAAGCCCCAGGTAACCTGAACTTACACTGGGAAGTGAATCCTCAGCCAGCCCCTGAAGGAGGATTTCTCATTTCGAAAGTCAAAGCCCTGCCCTGGCTGGAGGGCCAACCATCGGTCTGGTCCGCCTGTGAGTTCAACAGCATGCGTAATCTCAGACGTTTTTTTAAGGAAGAAAAACAGCTGCCTGACAGCCACTTGTACCTGTCCAGTTATTGGAAAATCGGACAGTCCGACGAAGGCCATAAGCAGGCAAAACGACTCGACAGTGTGCAATCAGAAACAACCAGATAG
- a CDS encoding DUF1573 domain-containing protein, translating to MRNRILQSKWTRRSLLTLATLPFILACVAHWAGSRVQKSMAGEPRPALAFETYLVDRGMLKETERVAGARFRFKNLSDQTVTVTELIPSCGCLQPQLEKRVYKPHETGEFILKMETAGESPGQKEFFVDFKYSDPVERTARLTFKVELPVRRLVVKPKALVIYQFTPGRTIHPVTVSDYRGGKNFEITSVKSTSKYAKVKLGDLEDKQGLRQQKLDVIVEDLVPPGKHDGLIVIKTNDPDFPELYVPLIIQGPDQKTVLKPDSKSPQAN from the coding sequence ATGCGCAATCGAATTCTGCAATCGAAATGGACCAGACGCAGTCTACTCACTCTAGCCACTTTACCATTCATTCTCGCCTGTGTCGCTCACTGGGCCGGCTCGCGTGTGCAGAAATCAATGGCAGGCGAACCACGTCCTGCCCTCGCCTTTGAAACCTATCTCGTTGACCGGGGGATGCTCAAGGAAACAGAACGCGTGGCAGGAGCCCGTTTTCGATTCAAAAACCTGAGCGATCAAACCGTCACCGTTACAGAACTCATCCCCAGCTGTGGCTGTCTGCAGCCCCAGTTAGAAAAACGAGTCTACAAACCGCATGAAACGGGTGAATTCATTCTGAAAATGGAAACGGCCGGTGAATCGCCTGGTCAGAAAGAATTCTTTGTTGATTTCAAATACTCAGACCCGGTTGAACGAACTGCCCGGTTGACGTTCAAAGTAGAACTCCCCGTCCGCAGGCTGGTCGTCAAACCCAAAGCTCTGGTGATTTACCAGTTCACCCCCGGCCGCACAATTCACCCGGTAACCGTTTCAGACTACCGTGGTGGCAAAAACTTCGAAATCACCAGCGTCAAAAGCACTTCCAAATATGCGAAAGTAAAACTCGGCGACCTGGAAGACAAGCAGGGACTCAGACAACAAAAACTGGACGTGATCGTGGAAGACCTCGTCCCTCCCGGCAAACATGACGGTCTGATTGTCATCAAAACCAATGATCCCGATTTTCCGGAACTCTATGTTCCCCTGATCATCCAGGGGCCGGACCAGAAAACCGTCTTGAAGCCTGACTCCAAATCTCCCCAGGCAAACTGA
- a CDS encoding tetratricopeptide repeat protein, with product MHSTRIRLSVICNLAILFSLGTFTFSGCNTMHGVASNEMGNGYYQRGEYSQAHAAFTRAIANNPTNPDYVHNLAVVMEKEGDLAGAEQTYRNALKIDPTHQPSHHGLAELMISQGRQQEAAQHITAWRDTQPYVAESHLEMAWLLQQNGDMTGAEQSLRAAANIDPNHPKVLAHMGQLYQQTGRNEEALAMYEQSLNSEWFQPQVQSRIASIKKPYASSSPQDRIVAKGWEHGPLGNGSVFRYQSRTAQASYTHPLPTYTGGASTGTVAMLNAPQVSQANVYPTGSVVSQPMLVAPGVAGQPVQLGAPTVATAPEPINVDPAHYPTEPATAGTPVVQPY from the coding sequence ATGCACTCAACTCGAATCAGACTTTCGGTTATCTGCAATCTGGCAATTTTATTCTCACTGGGTACCTTTACTTTTTCCGGCTGCAACACCATGCATGGTGTTGCCAGCAATGAAATGGGAAATGGTTACTACCAGCGAGGTGAATACTCCCAGGCACATGCCGCATTTACACGAGCCATCGCAAACAACCCGACCAATCCCGACTATGTTCATAATCTGGCTGTCGTCATGGAAAAAGAGGGCGATCTGGCAGGAGCAGAACAGACTTATCGCAATGCCCTGAAGATTGACCCTACTCACCAGCCCTCACATCATGGACTGGCGGAATTGATGATCAGCCAGGGCCGACAGCAGGAAGCAGCTCAGCACATTACAGCCTGGCGGGACACCCAGCCTTATGTCGCGGAATCTCACCTGGAAATGGCCTGGTTGCTGCAACAGAACGGAGACATGACAGGAGCCGAACAGTCCCTCAGGGCGGCTGCCAATATCGATCCTAACCATCCCAAAGTGCTGGCCCACATGGGACAACTCTATCAGCAGACCGGACGCAACGAAGAAGCACTGGCCATGTATGAACAGTCTCTGAATTCCGAGTGGTTTCAACCGCAGGTACAGTCGCGAATCGCTTCGATTAAAAAACCGTACGCCTCTTCCAGCCCTCAGGATCGGATTGTTGCCAAAGGCTGGGAACACGGACCATTGGGCAACGGTAGCGTTTTCCGGTACCAGTCACGTACGGCACAGGCCAGCTATACTCACCCCCTGCCCACTTATACTGGTGGCGCTTCAACCGGGACGGTGGCCATGCTGAACGCTCCCCAGGTAAGCCAGGCGAATGTCTATCCGACCGGCAGTGTTGTCTCACAGCCGATGCTGGTCGCACCAGGTGTTGCCGGTCAGCCTGTCCAGTTGGGAGCCCCGACCGTGGCCACTGCACCTGAGCCAATCAACGTCGATCCAGCCCACTATCCGACTGAACCAGCCACCGCTGGTACTCCGGTTGTCCAACCCTATTGA
- a CDS encoding MFS transporter, translated as MSKGRKAGLFLIFVTVFIDLLGFGIVLPLLPRYGEHFEAGGATLGLLMASFSAMQFLFAPIWGRISDGVGRRPILILGLLGSTFFYGLFGFATSLGNTGTFLGIGALTWLFITRIGAGIAGATIPTAQAYIADITGPKERGKGMALIGAAFGIGFTFGPLIGAAFVSAEAGATPSAAPGYVASVLSGIAALLSIFILPESLQQKTADSLTRKHHWFDIASFKHALTKPRIGLILLTIFLTTFAFAQFESTLSLLTQELGFAARSNFFIFAYIGLILTLSQGILVRRLIPRLGEFRMGLTGIVLMVVGLLLIGVAGNSGSYTLLYAILPISVIGFSATTPSLQSLLSLNTSEDEQGGVLGIGQSISALARILGPLAGIILFKGTSNGMIPGSITAPYWAGAGIMVLGLLLMSGLKSSKEETNVSSPVET; from the coding sequence GTGTCGAAAGGACGCAAGGCAGGCCTGTTTCTCATATTCGTAACCGTCTTCATTGATCTGCTTGGTTTTGGAATTGTCCTCCCTCTGCTTCCCCGTTATGGAGAGCATTTTGAGGCTGGCGGTGCCACACTCGGGCTGCTGATGGCATCGTTCTCTGCCATGCAGTTCCTGTTTGCGCCGATCTGGGGCCGTATATCCGACGGGGTAGGCCGTCGCCCGATTCTGATCCTGGGCCTCTTAGGTTCCACCTTCTTCTACGGCCTGTTCGGCTTCGCCACATCATTGGGAAACACAGGTACGTTTCTGGGGATCGGTGCCTTGACCTGGTTGTTTATCACACGCATCGGCGCTGGAATCGCCGGCGCCACAATCCCGACGGCCCAGGCTTATATCGCAGACATTACCGGCCCCAAAGAGCGTGGTAAGGGTATGGCGCTCATCGGTGCCGCCTTTGGTATCGGCTTCACTTTCGGCCCGTTGATCGGCGCAGCCTTCGTTTCTGCTGAGGCGGGAGCAACTCCCAGTGCAGCTCCGGGCTATGTCGCCAGTGTGCTGTCCGGCATCGCAGCACTCCTGTCAATCTTTATCCTGCCTGAATCCCTGCAACAGAAAACCGCGGATTCACTGACACGCAAACATCACTGGTTTGACATTGCCAGCTTCAAACATGCACTGACCAAACCCCGCATTGGACTCATTCTGCTGACAATCTTTTTGACCACCTTTGCTTTTGCCCAGTTCGAATCCACCCTCTCCCTGCTCACGCAGGAACTCGGTTTTGCAGCGCGAAGTAACTTTTTTATCTTCGCCTACATCGGCTTGATCCTGACTCTCAGCCAGGGAATTCTGGTCCGCCGCCTGATTCCCAGACTGGGTGAATTTCGCATGGGACTCACAGGCATCGTCCTGATGGTGGTTGGACTGTTGTTGATCGGAGTCGCGGGAAACTCCGGATCCTATACACTGCTCTATGCCATCCTGCCCATCTCTGTGATTGGTTTTTCGGCAACGACCCCTTCCCTGCAATCGCTCCTCTCCCTGAACACGTCAGAGGATGAACAGGGAGGCGTTCTGGGGATTGGTCAAAGTATCTCGGCCCTGGCACGGATCCTGGGGCCCCTCGCGGGGATCATTCTGTTTAAGGGGACCAGCAATGGAATGATACCGGGGAGTATCACAGCCCCTTACTGGGCCGGCGCCGGAATTATGGTATTGGGACTTCTCCTGATGAGCGGTCTCAAGTCCAGCAAGGAAGAAACAAACGTTTCTTCTCCGGTCGAAACATAA
- a CDS encoding DUF1501 domain-containing protein has protein sequence MFSTPHIETPRTRREFLERSGLGFGSVALASLLAQADALSAASRPATTAGLVPHHRATAKNIIFLFMEGGPSHIDLFDPKPLLNKLAGQTLPDSFGQILTAAGESRSPLLISKRKWKQHGEAGTWVSDWLPEIATCVDDIAVIRSCWADGLNHSSSVCQMNTCSLIGGRPSLGSWVTYGLGSENRNLPSFVVMQDNRSSVVNGPRNWGTGFMPAVYQGIRLQEGKQPIPNLNNPEGVTGARQREKLSYLKSLNQGYARQHARQTELDARIASYELAFRMQSEAPEAVDLSQETAATRQLYGMDQQETSSFGRLCLMSRRLVERGVRFVQLYHGAGSKWDAHSGIEKNHTQHCKAMDLPVAGLIRDLKQRGLLDETLVVWGGEFGRTPMSEKGDGRDHNPTGFTMWMAGGGVKGGQTIGATDELGLRAIEDRMHVHDLHATILHLLGLDRMKLTYEYNGRPERPTVNEGEFLQKLVTG, from the coding sequence ATGTTCTCTACACCACATATTGAAACACCCCGCACCCGACGCGAGTTTCTGGAACGCAGCGGACTCGGCTTTGGTTCCGTTGCCCTCGCCAGTCTGCTGGCACAGGCGGACGCATTATCTGCTGCCAGCCGTCCTGCGACCACTGCAGGACTGGTGCCCCACCATCGGGCGACGGCGAAGAATATCATCTTCCTGTTCATGGAAGGGGGACCGAGCCACATCGATCTGTTCGATCCCAAGCCGCTGTTGAACAAGCTGGCAGGACAGACTCTGCCTGACAGCTTCGGTCAGATTCTGACCGCCGCCGGGGAATCCCGGTCTCCCTTGCTGATCTCGAAACGGAAGTGGAAACAGCATGGCGAAGCGGGAACCTGGGTCTCAGACTGGCTGCCCGAAATTGCGACCTGCGTCGATGACATAGCCGTCATTCGCTCCTGCTGGGCCGATGGGCTGAATCATTCATCCAGTGTCTGCCAGATGAATACCTGCTCGCTGATCGGTGGTCGTCCTTCGCTGGGGAGTTGGGTGACCTACGGGCTCGGTTCGGAAAACAGGAACCTCCCCTCGTTCGTGGTCATGCAGGATAACCGTTCTTCGGTGGTGAATGGTCCGCGAAACTGGGGCACCGGGTTCATGCCCGCGGTGTACCAGGGAATTCGTTTACAGGAAGGCAAACAGCCGATTCCGAATCTGAATAACCCGGAAGGAGTGACAGGCGCCCGGCAGCGCGAAAAACTGTCGTATTTGAAATCCTTGAATCAGGGCTATGCCCGTCAGCACGCCCGGCAGACAGAGCTTGACGCACGCATCGCCAGTTACGAACTCGCCTTTCGGATGCAGTCCGAAGCACCCGAGGCGGTTGACCTGAGCCAGGAGACCGCAGCCACCCGCCAGCTGTACGGGATGGATCAGCAGGAAACGTCGTCCTTCGGTCGACTCTGCCTGATGTCACGCCGCCTGGTGGAGCGGGGCGTCCGTTTCGTGCAGTTGTATCATGGGGCAGGCAGCAAGTGGGATGCGCATTCGGGGATCGAAAAGAATCACACCCAGCACTGCAAGGCAATGGACCTGCCCGTAGCCGGTCTGATCCGGGATTTGAAACAACGGGGCCTGCTGGATGAGACACTCGTGGTGTGGGGAGGCGAGTTTGGACGGACCCCCATGTCGGAAAAGGGGGACGGACGCGATCACAACCCGACCGGATTCACCATGTGGATGGCCGGTGGCGGGGTCAAAGGGGGACAAACCATCGGGGCCACCGATGAACTGGGGCTGCGGGCGATTGAAGATCGGATGCACGTTCACGATCTGCACGCCACAATACTGCATCTGCTGGGCCTGGATCGGATGAAACTCACGTACGAATACAACGGCCGCCCCGAACGTCCTACGGTCAACGAAGGCGAGTTTCTCCAGAAACTGGTGACTGGATAG
- a CDS encoding Gfo/Idh/MocA family protein translates to MNLTPEQEQIGKDNFNEAVSFTRRDFITTAAAATTGLGAAYFGYEKLKGKPVKVGFIGTGDEGSVLITQHPPEYMEIVAIADLRPSNRKKAFHGHGNEHRVGLINKLGDEKASQIKQFDDHKKLLAAKDQLGLEAVVIAVPLSQHAPVAMDALNAGLHVLSEKLMAHNISQCKELIKKAREKNLLFAVGHQRHYSVLYDNANQLVKTGLLGDIRHIRAQWHRNNSFPGRDSWRKDVPKEDTAALEKVVQEYGYDNMDELVNWRLYNKTGGGLMAELGSHQLDACSIFLGKVHPLAVQGYGGRNFYGVKGIGSKDKQEDDREIDDHVYVTFEFPGPHYDPETNPRDICIVTYSSINTNRWEPYGETVLGSRGTLIMKTEKEALLFKEASPSTGGGGPDQRLWVIKSTDGSGPVLDAYETTAPSAAASDTTKAMGDKISRGYTEEMEHFCHCIRTDNHKGPHEGGLKCNGTVAMADAIMALTSNLAMKHKIRIEFKPEWFDPDNPATPEADFADKTA, encoded by the coding sequence ATGAATCTGACGCCCGAACAGGAACAAATCGGAAAAGACAACTTCAACGAAGCGGTTTCGTTTACCAGACGTGATTTCATCACGACTGCTGCCGCTGCTACCACGGGCCTGGGAGCCGCCTATTTCGGCTATGAAAAGCTCAAAGGGAAACCGGTTAAAGTTGGCTTTATCGGCACTGGCGATGAAGGTAGTGTGCTGATCACTCAGCATCCGCCAGAATACATGGAAATCGTTGCCATCGCTGACCTGCGTCCTTCCAACCGCAAGAAAGCATTCCATGGACATGGCAATGAGCATCGCGTCGGTCTGATCAACAAACTGGGGGACGAAAAAGCCTCTCAGATCAAGCAGTTTGATGATCACAAAAAGCTGCTCGCAGCCAAAGACCAACTTGGTCTGGAAGCAGTCGTGATTGCCGTTCCGCTGAGTCAGCATGCCCCCGTCGCGATGGATGCCCTCAATGCAGGTTTGCATGTGCTTTCTGAAAAACTGATGGCACACAACATTTCTCAATGTAAAGAGCTCATCAAAAAAGCACGTGAAAAGAATCTGCTGTTTGCTGTCGGTCACCAGCGTCATTACAGCGTTCTGTACGATAACGCCAACCAACTGGTCAAAACCGGTCTACTGGGCGACATCCGCCACATCCGTGCACAATGGCACCGTAACAACAGCTTCCCTGGGCGTGACAGCTGGCGGAAAGATGTCCCCAAGGAAGATACAGCAGCACTGGAGAAAGTCGTCCAGGAGTACGGTTATGACAACATGGACGAACTTGTCAACTGGCGTCTCTATAATAAAACCGGCGGTGGTCTGATGGCCGAGTTGGGCAGTCACCAGCTGGATGCCTGCAGTATCTTCCTGGGCAAAGTCCATCCGCTGGCCGTTCAAGGCTACGGCGGTCGAAACTTCTATGGAGTCAAAGGCATCGGCTCCAAGGACAAGCAGGAAGATGACCGGGAAATCGACGATCATGTCTATGTGACATTCGAATTCCCCGGACCACACTACGATCCGGAAACCAATCCTCGCGATATCTGCATCGTGACCTACTCCTCGATTAATACCAACCGCTGGGAGCCTTATGGCGAAACAGTGCTGGGTAGCCGGGGAACCCTGATTATGAAGACCGAAAAAGAAGCACTACTCTTCAAAGAAGCCAGCCCCTCAACCGGTGGCGGCGGTCCTGACCAGCGTCTGTGGGTCATCAAGTCCACCGACGGCAGCGGCCCGGTTCTGGATGCCTACGAAACGACAGCACCTTCCGCTGCCGCTTCAGACACCACCAAAGCCATGGGTGACAAAATCAGCCGTGGTTATACCGAAGAGATGGAACACTTCTGTCACTGTATCCGTACCGACAATCACAAGGGACCTCATGAAGGCGGCCTGAAGTGTAATGGAACGGTTGCCATGGCAGATGCGATCATGGCTCTGACATCAAACCTGGCCATGAAACATAAAATCCGCATTGAATTCAAACCGGAATGGTTCGATCCCGACAATCCGGCCACCCCGGAAGCCGACTTCGCAGATAAAACTGCATAA
- a CDS encoding class I SAM-dependent methyltransferase, producing the protein MSHFTDVPAGLFDVSLVDIEISNHNSILPDEIDAFLHEADLRVSQFLENRTRRTTAFVPSDFKTVYHALQAITDENLASGSSLCEWGSGFGVVASLAAMLEFMACGIEIDPDLVDASRRLADDFGLPVEFAQGSFIPSDAESLAEEAYADNNAAYSWLITDAEDGYEELQCGLEDFDVVFAYPWPGEDYLVSNLFEKYAAEGALLLTYDYPETVRLRRKLSAPSGSA; encoded by the coding sequence GTGTCGCACTTTACTGATGTTCCTGCAGGATTATTTGATGTGTCTTTGGTGGATATTGAAATCTCGAATCATAATTCGATCTTGCCTGACGAGATTGATGCTTTTCTTCATGAAGCTGACTTAAGAGTCAGCCAGTTTCTCGAGAATAGAACACGCCGCACCACTGCCTTTGTCCCGAGTGATTTCAAAACGGTCTACCACGCTCTGCAGGCCATCACCGACGAGAATCTTGCCTCCGGTAGTTCGTTGTGCGAATGGGGAAGTGGTTTCGGCGTGGTAGCGTCGTTAGCCGCGATGCTTGAGTTTATGGCCTGTGGCATTGAAATTGATCCAGACCTGGTTGATGCATCCCGCAGGCTGGCAGATGACTTTGGTCTGCCCGTAGAGTTCGCTCAAGGTAGTTTCATTCCCTCAGACGCTGAATCCCTTGCCGAAGAAGCCTATGCCGACAACAACGCCGCGTATTCCTGGCTCATCACTGATGCGGAAGATGGATACGAAGAACTCCAATGTGGTCTCGAAGATTTTGACGTCGTTTTTGCCTACCCCTGGCCCGGAGAGGATTATCTGGTCTCAAACTTGTTCGAGAAATATGCCGCTGAAGGGGCACTGCTGCTGACGTATGACTACCCTGAGACAGTGCGCCTGCGACGGAAACTGAGTGCACCGTCTGGTAGCGCGTAG
- a CDS encoding peroxidase family protein: MLFRKLNRHSRATRQTFHVSAIESLEDRQLLSAMNSLTADKTDDNATNTGGSTAPEYRSIDGTGNNLDNPELGSTDTQLIRLAGADYGDGLSTPAGEDRPSAREVSNVIAAANSSETNDRFLTDIFWVWGQFIDHDITLTESAHDEYGNPLESFPIEVPTGDPYFDPDGTGDAVIDMNRSNFEVDENGVRQQINQITAFIDGSMIYGSDEELAARLRTFTGGQLATSDGDLLPYGDDGFFLAGDIRANENVALTSMQTLWIREHNRISSELAAANPDLTDEELYQQARQIVIGELQAITFNEFLPALFGPGVVEEYRGYDSTVDPSIANEFSTAAYRFGHTMLSSELLRLDENGNVADEGNLELLNAFFNPSELEQNGIDSLLRGVTVNQAQEIDNQLVDDVRNFLFGPPGSGGFDLASLNIQRGRDHGLADYNSTRVALGLDAVESFSDITSDPEVAAKLEALYGTVDNIDLWVGGLAEDHLPGSSMGETFTAIIVDQFERLRDGDRFWYENVFSGETLHQINSTTLADVIERNSDISNLQENVFFAPSVMWVDLAETGSSDVTIRVSHGNLEVVDNRTRQVIGSQSLDSVDRLMLTSTSHDSQRINIQGISTADLPGGLVVDLGQGRTDTLILNGTRQSDTIFVNDQSVDVSGLQVEFSGLERIVIQGTNADDTIDVAEGVGLDVNIIDPLSRDPMHEGGHRYDQLAHRPDSQRPAQGQNRIGSPSSTGSDMDIRGDHPEMLDQIFASNDLDPVLGMPPGKRARR; this comes from the coding sequence ATGCTATTTCGAAAACTAAATCGTCACAGCAGGGCTACCCGTCAAACGTTTCATGTTTCTGCCATTGAGTCCCTGGAAGATCGTCAGTTGCTTTCGGCGATGAATTCTCTCACCGCCGATAAAACAGACGATAATGCAACAAATACCGGGGGGAGCACCGCCCCCGAATACCGCTCGATCGACGGGACCGGTAATAACCTCGACAATCCGGAACTTGGCAGTACCGACACGCAACTAATCAGGCTGGCCGGTGCCGACTATGGGGACGGCCTGTCGACTCCTGCCGGTGAAGACCGTCCCAGTGCAAGGGAAGTCAGTAACGTCATTGCTGCCGCCAACAGTTCGGAAACCAATGACCGTTTTCTGACGGATATCTTCTGGGTCTGGGGACAGTTTATCGATCACGATATTACGTTGACTGAATCCGCGCACGATGAATATGGGAATCCCCTGGAATCATTTCCGATAGAAGTTCCGACCGGTGATCCCTATTTTGATCCAGACGGTACCGGGGACGCAGTTATTGATATGAATCGATCTAACTTCGAAGTGGATGAAAATGGTGTTCGGCAGCAGATTAATCAGATCACAGCATTTATTGATGGTTCGATGATTTATGGTTCAGATGAAGAACTGGCCGCCCGCTTGAGAACCTTTACAGGAGGACAACTGGCAACCAGTGATGGTGATCTGCTGCCTTATGGAGATGATGGGTTCTTTTTAGCAGGAGATATTCGTGCGAATGAGAACGTGGCATTGACTTCGATGCAGACTCTCTGGATCCGCGAACATAATCGGATCTCATCAGAACTCGCAGCAGCGAATCCCGATCTGACCGATGAAGAACTGTATCAACAGGCTCGGCAGATCGTCATTGGTGAGTTGCAGGCGATTACGTTTAATGAATTTCTCCCGGCATTATTCGGTCCAGGTGTCGTTGAAGAATATCGCGGATACGATTCCACGGTCGATCCCAGTATTGCCAACGAGTTCTCGACAGCCGCCTATCGGTTTGGACATACAATGCTCTCCTCCGAACTGCTAAGGCTGGACGAGAACGGGAATGTTGCTGATGAGGGCAACCTCGAGTTGTTGAATGCGTTTTTCAACCCAAGCGAACTGGAACAAAATGGTATCGATTCACTGTTACGCGGAGTGACTGTGAACCAGGCGCAGGAAATTGATAATCAACTGGTCGATGATGTGCGCAACTTCCTGTTTGGGCCTCCGGGGTCAGGCGGATTCGATCTGGCCTCATTAAATATCCAGCGCGGTCGTGACCATGGTCTGGCAGATTACAACTCAACACGAGTTGCGCTGGGACTGGACGCCGTCGAGAGCTTTTCCGACATCACTTCCGATCCGGAAGTGGCTGCGAAACTGGAAGCACTGTATGGCACAGTCGACAATATCGATCTGTGGGTTGGTGGTCTGGCCGAAGATCATTTGCCCGGATCGAGTATGGGGGAGACGTTCACAGCGATCATAGTCGACCAGTTCGAACGACTGCGTGATGGAGATCGCTTCTGGTATGAAAACGTATTCTCCGGCGAAACGCTCCACCAGATCAACAGTACTACGCTGGCGGATGTGATCGAACGCAATTCAGATATTTCCAACCTGCAGGAAAATGTATTTTTCGCTCCCTCTGTCATGTGGGTCGATTTGGCGGAAACCGGTTCCAGCGACGTTACGATTCGTGTGTCGCACGGAAATCTGGAGGTGGTCGACAACAGAACGCGGCAGGTGATAGGCAGTCAGTCCCTGGACAGTGTTGATCGCTTGATGCTGACGAGCACCAGCCACGACTCACAGCGCATCAACATCCAGGGGATCAGCACTGCTGATTTACCCGGGGGGCTGGTCGTGGACTTGGGCCAAGGTCGGACAGATACATTGATTCTCAACGGGACACGACAGAGCGACACCATATTCGTGAATGACCAGTCTGTTGATGTGTCCGGTCTGCAGGTGGAATTCTCGGGACTGGAACGGATTGTGATTCAGGGGACGAACGCTGATGACACGATTGATGTCGCAGAGGGAGTGGGTCTTGACGTAAACATAATTGACCCACTGAGCCGCGATCCGATGCACGAAGGTGGTCATCGTTACGATCAACTGGCACATCGGCCAGACAGTCAACGCCCCGCCCAGGGACAGAACCGGATTGGATCGCCGAGCTCAACTGGAAGTGATATGGATATCCGAGGCGATCATCCTGAGATGCTGGATCAGATCTTTGCGTCCAATGACCTGGATCCTGTGTTAGGCATGCCACCTGGTAAACGTGCTCGCAGGTAG